In a genomic window of Paracoccaceae bacterium:
- the dtd gene encoding D-aminoacyl-tRNA deacylase: MRALIQRASEASVTVDDEIVGQIGPGLLILVCAMPGDDFVTAQGLAAKIAKLRIFHDDAGKMNLSLQQTSGAALVVSQFTLAADTSRGNRPGFSGAAGPDDAKSLYLHFAEALRSLDISVETGRFGADMKVSLINDGPVTIWIDTDAP; the protein is encoded by the coding sequence ATGAGGGCCCTGATCCAGCGCGCGAGCGAGGCCAGCGTCACCGTGGACGACGAGATCGTCGGCCAGATTGGTCCCGGCCTCCTGATCCTTGTCTGCGCCATGCCCGGCGATGATTTTGTCACCGCGCAAGGGTTGGCTGCCAAAATCGCCAAACTGCGGATTTTCCATGATGATGCCGGCAAGATGAACCTCTCCCTGCAGCAAACCTCCGGTGCCGCGCTTGTGGTCAGTCAATTTACACTGGCGGCAGATACATCGCGCGGCAACCGGCCCGGATTTTCCGGGGCTGCGGGCCCGGATGACGCCAAATCGCTTTATCTTCACTTTGCCGAGGCGCTGCGCAGCCTCGATATTTCGGTTGAAACAGGCCGGTTTGGGGCAGACATGAAGGTCAGCCTGATCAATGATGGACCGGTCACGATCTGGATTGACACGGATGCGCCCTGA
- a CDS encoding DUF2927 domain-containing protein — MVWVTQRRFLYRVEVTLRRTLLRASVLAFAGVALVACDLAQPVAGVKTPRVRPSDLGTPQVRPTSQASAELRSYLVQVQSAQLGQGLLRQDGGGADTPFTADMLARNFERIVFFNEYASDLEGRGGESPLRRWAGPVRVGTIFGPGVPPSQRASDNTIIRDYARRLGQISDHPVMNAPNQNFIVIVASEDDRNDALDAAAARIPAIGRASLNALRNLPRDTYCAVAAFAAGPDPNTYTAAVAIIRSENPDLIRLSCVHEEMAQGLGLANDSRDARPSIFNDDDEFALLTRHDEMLLKMLYDPRLEPGMSAAEAAPITRIIAREMINGPL; from the coding sequence ATGGTGTGGGTGACACAGCGGCGGTTTCTGTACCGCGTTGAGGTGACGCTGCGGCGCACCCTCCTGCGCGCAAGCGTTCTGGCCTTTGCGGGCGTGGCTTTGGTCGCTTGCGATCTCGCCCAGCCTGTGGCTGGCGTCAAAACGCCGCGCGTTCGCCCGTCCGATCTTGGCACCCCGCAGGTGCGCCCGACATCACAGGCCAGCGCCGAGTTGCGCAGCTATCTCGTGCAGGTGCAATCCGCCCAGCTGGGTCAGGGCTTGTTGCGTCAGGATGGCGGCGGCGCAGACACGCCATTCACCGCAGATATGCTGGCGCGGAATTTCGAACGCATCGTTTTTTTCAATGAATACGCCAGCGATCTGGAGGGGCGCGGGGGCGAAAGCCCGTTGCGTCGCTGGGCCGGGCCGGTGCGTGTCGGCACGATCTTTGGCCCGGGCGTTCCGCCCTCTCAGCGCGCCAGCGACAATACCATCATCCGGGACTATGCGCGCAGGCTGGGCCAGATTTCGGATCATCCGGTCATGAATGCGCCGAACCAGAATTTCATTGTCATTGTCGCCAGTGAAGACGACAGAAACGACGCGCTGGACGCCGCAGCGGCCAGAATTCCGGCCATTGGCCGCGCCAGCCTGAATGCGCTGCGCAATCTGCCACGCGATACCTATTGTGCAGTGGCCGCGTTCGCCGCCGGGCCTGATCCCAATACATATACGGCAGCAGTCGCCATCATCCGGTCGGAAAACCCCGACCTGATACGGCTGAGTTGTGTGCATGAAGAAATGGCACAGGGGCTCGGTCTGGCCAATGACAGCCGCGACGCCCGCCCGTCGATCTTCAACGATGATGATGAATTCGCACTGCTGACGCGACATGACGAGATGCTCTTGAAGATGCTCTATGACCCCAGGCTCGAACCGGGCATGAGCGCGGCCGAGGCCGCACCGATCACACGCATCATTGCGCGCGAAATGATAAACGGACCCCTCTAG
- a CDS encoding CocE/NonD family hydrolase, with product MTEQNKLREIEDLPDFAITLSDGCRLSARVWRPLDASADPVPVILEYLPYRKRDGTTARDALTHPWFAMRGYACVRVDMRGNGDSEGLMADEYTAQELSDAVEVITQLAAQPWCNGRVGMMGISWGGFNGLQVAALAPDPLKAVITLCSTVDRFADDIHYKGGCLLNENLGWGATMWSYSSRAPDPALRENWREMWLDRLENEPFLPSVWLRHQRRDAYWRHGSVIENYDAIKAKVLAIGGWGDAYKNAVPQLIEALPGAKGIIGPWVHKYPHFAVPEPRIGFLQEALRWWDRWLKDADNGVTEDPDYRAYLMHSTPPARWYTERPGQWIAEEYGATSHIPPRRLHFTDRGLSDTSGWLSAKISSPLDCGMESGEYCAIWLGPEMPGDQRPDDAMSACFETAPLDVDTDLVGAPRVKITLRCDAPNGQIAVRLCDVAPDGASTRITYGVLNLTHRDGHADPTPLPPNEPVDVQLTLDHAAYRVLEGHKLRVAISNSYWPLIWPSPERHTITLDQGEILLPVRRTSKREEHSFPPPTAAPPWEVEILRASKNSRTRDVDMVTGVTRLMIEDDFGKVRDADHGLIAGSVAREEWSIHPSDPLSARGTCHWNDELERDGIRLRTEAQCSMWSDATYFYLSARMEAYQNDHLVFERDHSDKIARDHL from the coding sequence ATGACAGAACAGAATAAGCTGCGCGAAATTGAGGACTTACCCGATTTCGCCATCACCCTGAGCGATGGGTGCCGCCTTTCCGCCCGTGTGTGGCGTCCCTTGGATGCCAGCGCTGATCCGGTCCCGGTGATCCTTGAATATCTGCCCTACCGCAAACGCGACGGCACAACGGCGCGCGATGCCCTGACCCACCCATGGTTCGCGATGCGCGGATACGCCTGCGTACGGGTGGACATGCGCGGCAACGGCGACAGCGAAGGGCTGATGGCCGATGAATACACCGCGCAGGAACTGAGCGATGCGGTTGAGGTGATCACCCAACTCGCGGCGCAGCCGTGGTGCAATGGCCGCGTTGGCATGATGGGCATCAGTTGGGGCGGCTTTAACGGGTTGCAGGTCGCGGCCCTTGCGCCGGACCCCCTGAAGGCGGTCATCACCTTGTGTTCGACCGTGGATCGGTTTGCTGATGATATTCATTACAAGGGCGGCTGTCTGCTCAACGAAAACCTCGGCTGGGGCGCGACCATGTGGTCCTATTCCAGCCGCGCGCCCGACCCTGCCCTGCGCGAGAACTGGCGCGAGATGTGGCTGGACCGGCTTGAAAACGAGCCGTTCCTGCCCTCGGTCTGGTTGCGCCATCAACGCCGCGATGCCTATTGGCGGCATGGATCGGTGATCGAAAATTATGATGCGATCAAGGCCAAAGTGCTGGCCATTGGCGGCTGGGGTGATGCCTATAAAAACGCCGTGCCGCAATTGATCGAAGCCCTGCCCGGGGCCAAGGGCATCATCGGACCATGGGTGCATAAATACCCGCATTTTGCGGTGCCTGAACCGCGCATCGGGTTCTTGCAGGAAGCGCTGCGCTGGTGGGATCGCTGGTTGAAGGACGCGGACAATGGCGTGACGGAGGACCCCGATTACCGCGCCTATCTGATGCACAGCACGCCGCCGGCGCGCTGGTACACAGAGCGCCCCGGTCAATGGATCGCCGAAGAATATGGTGCCACCTCCCATATCCCGCCGCGCCGGTTGCATTTCACGGATCGCGGGCTGTCAGACACTTCGGGCTGGCTGTCGGCTAAAATCTCCTCGCCGCTCGATTGCGGTATGGAAAGCGGGGAATATTGCGCCATCTGGCTCGGTCCCGAGATGCCGGGTGACCAGCGTCCCGATGATGCGATGTCCGCCTGTTTTGAAACCGCGCCTCTGGATGTGGATACGGACCTTGTGGGCGCGCCCCGCGTAAAGATTACACTGCGATGTGATGCGCCCAACGGGCAGATTGCCGTGCGCCTTTGCGATGTGGCCCCGGATGGTGCCAGCACGCGGATCACCTATGGCGTTTTGAATTTGACGCATCGGGATGGCCACGCAGACCCCACGCCCCTGCCCCCAAATGAACCGGTGGATGTGCAACTGACGCTGGATCACGCCGCCTACCGCGTGCTGGAAGGGCATAAGCTGCGGGTCGCGATCTCAAACAGCTACTGGCCGCTGATCTGGCCGTCGCCGGAGCGCCACACGATCACGCTTGATCAGGGCGAGATTCTGTTGCCGGTGCGCCGTACAAGCAAGCGCGAGGAGCACAGTTTCCCCCCGCCCACAGCCGCACCCCCCTGGGAGGTCGAAATTTTGCGCGCCTCCAAAAATAGCAGAACACGCGACGTTGATATGGTCACGGGCGTGACACGGCTGATGATTGAGGATGACTTTGGCAAGGTCCGCGACGCCGATCACGGCCTGATCGCGGGATCCGTTGCACGCGAAGAATGGTCAATCCATCCCAGTGATCCACTGTCCGCACGGGGCACCTGCCATTGGAACGATGAATTGGAACGCGATGGGATCCGCCTGCGCACGGAAGCGCAATGTTCCATGTGGTCGGATGCAACATATTTCTACCTGAGCGCGCGTATGGAGGCCTATCAAAACGACCACCTCGTGTTTGAGCGGGACCATTCGGACAAGATCGCACGGGATCACCTGTGA
- a CDS encoding DUF4147 domain-containing protein, which yields MTSKDLLVMLFDRGVRAVRGDSAVSAALQSSPCAPPDYIIAVGKAATAMACAAHAQFPGTPLLIVTKYGHSEGAPEGAEIIEAAHPVLDENSLRGGARIAQIVRGLPAGSHLMMLVSGGASALAEDPIDGLSLADMTAKAQSLLASGADIHAMNAARKDMSAIKGGRLLTGFNGARVTTLAISDVEGDSLSVIGSGIGAAPDAPRFDFDPRIVASNAIARSAVAKAAAQNDLTVQVNRETLYDDINAIAPQISDTLKNGAPGLYVFGGEPTVVLPQNPGQGGRNQALALLIAREISGLGGIEVLVAGTDGTDGPTDAAGALIDGTLWETSGQSALDQADAGTWLGARNALLKTGPTGTNVMDLVIAIKS from the coding sequence ATGACTTCGAAAGACTTGCTCGTAATGCTTTTTGATCGCGGTGTGCGGGCCGTGCGGGGGGATAGTGCCGTTTCCGCCGCCCTGCAGTCATCGCCCTGCGCGCCACCCGATTACATCATCGCCGTGGGCAAGGCGGCAACCGCCATGGCCTGCGCGGCCCACGCGCAATTTCCGGGGACGCCTTTATTGATCGTCACCAAATACGGCCATAGCGAGGGCGCGCCGGAGGGGGCCGAAATCATCGAGGCGGCGCATCCGGTTCTGGACGAAAACAGCCTGCGTGGCGGTGCCCGGATCGCTCAAATCGTGCGCGGTTTGCCAGCGGGCAGCCATCTGATGATGCTGGTGTCGGGGGGCGCATCCGCATTGGCCGAAGACCCCATCGACGGGCTGAGCCTTGCAGATATGACGGCCAAGGCGCAATCGCTGTTGGCCTCAGGCGCAGACATCCACGCGATGAATGCCGCGCGCAAAGACATGAGCGCGATCAAGGGCGGGCGTTTGCTGACCGGGTTTAACGGCGCGCGCGTGACAACGCTGGCCATATCGGATGTGGAGGGCGACAGCCTGAGCGTCATTGGATCGGGCATCGGGGCGGCACCGGATGCGCCGCGTTTTGATTTTGACCCCAGAATTGTGGCCAGCAACGCCATCGCGCGAAGTGCCGTGGCCAAAGCTGCCGCGCAGAACGATCTGACGGTGCAGGTGAACCGGGAAACGCTTTATGATGATATCAACGCGATCGCACCACAGATCAGCGATACGCTGAAAAACGGCGCGCCGGGGCTCTATGTCTTTGGCGGTGAACCCACCGTCGTTTTGCCGCAAAACCCCGGTCAGGGCGGGCGCAATCAGGCCTTGGCCCTGCTGATCGCGCGCGAAATTTCGGGCCTTGGGGGCATCGAGGTTTTGGTGGCAGGCACGGACGGGACCGATGGCCCGACAGATGCCGCCGGGGCCCTCATCGACGGGACGCTCTGGGAGACGTCAGGTCAATCCGCGCTGGATCAGGCGGATGCAGGCACATGGCTGGGCGCGCGCAATGCCCTGCTCAAGACCGGACCGACCGGCACCAATGTCATGGACCTCGTGATTGCGATCAAATCCTGA
- a CDS encoding SPFH domain-containing protein, whose protein sequence is MGIFDFLSGEFIDVIHWVDNTRDTMVWRFEREGHEIKYGAKLTVREGQAAVFVHEGQLADVFTPGLYMLETNNMPIMTTLQHWDHGFKSPFKSEVYFVNTTRFNDLKWGTKNPIICRDPEFGPVRLRAFGTYSIKVSDPAKFLVEIVGTDGEFTMDEISFQIRNILVQEFSRTLARAGIPVMDMAANTRELGQLVGKEIAAQLAEYGLSMPELYIENISLPPAVEEVMDKRSSMGVIGNLNEYMQFQAAEALGREGAGAAAIQAGLGAGLGMQIGQAAASQGPWGARAAPAPIAAPPPPPVEHVWHIAEAGQTKGPFSKAALGRMATEGALSRESMVWTPGQDGWMRAEDVAELAQLFTVLPPPPPPPPA, encoded by the coding sequence ATGGGTATTTTTGATTTTCTGTCCGGTGAATTCATCGACGTCATTCATTGGGTGGACAACACGCGTGACACGATGGTCTGGCGGTTTGAGCGTGAAGGTCACGAAATCAAATACGGTGCCAAACTGACCGTGCGCGAAGGTCAGGCGGCGGTTTTCGTGCATGAAGGGCAGCTTGCGGATGTGTTCACGCCCGGTCTTTACATGCTTGAAACCAACAACATGCCGATCATGACGACGCTGCAACATTGGGATCACGGGTTCAAAAGCCCGTTCAAATCGGAAGTGTATTTCGTCAATACAACCCGGTTCAACGATCTGAAATGGGGCACAAAAAATCCGATCATCTGCCGCGATCCGGAGTTTGGCCCGGTGCGGCTGCGCGCCTTTGGCACCTACTCCATCAAGGTCAGCGATCCGGCGAAATTTCTGGTCGAAATCGTCGGGACAGACGGCGAATTCACCATGGATGAGATCAGTTTCCAGATCCGCAATATTCTGGTGCAGGAATTTTCACGCACTCTTGCGCGCGCCGGGATCCCGGTCATGGACATGGCGGCAAATACCCGCGAGTTGGGACAGCTTGTGGGCAAGGAAATTGCCGCGCAATTGGCGGAATACGGGCTGAGCATGCCCGAGCTATACATCGAAAACATATCGCTGCCGCCAGCGGTCGAAGAGGTCATGGACAAGCGCTCCTCCATGGGCGTGATCGGAAATCTCAACGAATACATGCAGTTTCAGGCGGCTGAGGCGCTGGGGCGCGAGGGCGCGGGTGCCGCGGCCATTCAGGCGGGCCTTGGTGCGGGTCTGGGCATGCAAATCGGACAGGCGGCTGCCAGTCAGGGACCCTGGGGCGCACGCGCAGCCCCGGCGCCGATTGCTGCGCCACCGCCGCCGCCCGTCGAACATGTCTGGCACATCGCTGAGGCGGGCCAAACCAAAGGGCCGTTTTCCAAGGCCGCTTTGGGACGCATGGCCACTGAGGGCGCTCTGAGCCGGGAAAGCATGGTCTGGACACCGGGTCAGGATGGCTGGATGCGCGCCGAAGATGTCGCGGAACTGGCGCAACTTTTCACCGTTCTGCCGCCCCCGCCACCACCGCCACCGGCGTGA
- a CDS encoding nitroreductase has translation MSHIAPLKHLLKARYSCRAFRPDPVPEDDIRQIVDAARHVPSWCNAQPWQVIITQPDATNSFRTALQAEVANGAPQLDLAGPEGYPGVYGERRRTCGWQLYDAVGVQKGDRAASGAQMMRNFALFDAPHVAIISSPRALGGYGAMDTGGFVTAFTLAARALGVDTIAQAAIASYADFIRQHFNIDEDRMILCAISFGYADPDHPANGFRTERAALDDILDLRR, from the coding sequence ATGAGCCATATTGCCCCCCTGAAGCACCTGTTGAAGGCGCGCTATTCCTGTCGCGCCTTTCGCCCGGATCCCGTGCCCGAAGATGATATTCGCCAGATTGTCGATGCGGCGCGCCATGTGCCGTCGTGGTGCAATGCGCAGCCTTGGCAGGTGATCATCACGCAACCCGACGCCACAAACAGCTTTCGCACCGCGCTGCAAGCTGAGGTCGCCAATGGCGCGCCACAGCTCGATTTGGCAGGGCCGGAGGGCTATCCGGGCGTCTATGGCGAGCGGCGGCGCACCTGCGGCTGGCAGCTATATGATGCTGTGGGCGTTCAAAAAGGCGACCGGGCGGCGTCCGGCGCGCAGATGATGCGTAATTTCGCGCTGTTTGATGCGCCACATGTGGCGATCATTTCCAGCCCGCGCGCTTTGGGGGGATACGGCGCCATGGACACCGGCGGGTTTGTCACAGCCTTCACGCTGGCGGCGCGGGCTTTGGGTGTCGACACAATCGCGCAGGCGGCCATCGCCTCCTATGCGGATTTCATACGGCAACATTTCAACATCGACGAGGACCGGATGATCCTTTGCGCGATTTCCTTTGGCTACGCGGATCCCGATCACCCAGCCAATGGGTTTCGCACCGAACGCGCCGCCCTTGATGACATTCTGGATCTGCGCAGATGA
- a CDS encoding TFIIB-type zinc finger domain-containing protein: protein MVYETTSKTKLSEHHFPCDKCGADLRFDPSERQLVCDHCGNSQALGGGPWGKTQIRELDFDSALNASLPALEMEETRVSKCPNCAAEVEFDPDIHATECPFCATPVVTDTGNHRHIKPRAVLPFAFDEKTARAAMTNWLGRLWFAPSGLQDYARKGRKMQGIYVPYWTFDADTKSAYTGERGTVYYETRTVMRDGKRQQVRVPKIRWRAARGRVARFFDDVLVLASRSLPKKFTDALEPWDLASLEPYAPEYLAGLRAEGYAVEIREGFGEARQKMDHIIARDIRFDIGGDRQRIHSVDTQVRDVTFKHILLPVWLAAYKYRGQTYRFVVNGSTGKVQGERPWSAIKIGFAVVIGLVVALAIGYGMAVTQ from the coding sequence ATGGTGTACGAAACGACCTCGAAGACCAAGCTTTCCGAGCACCATTTTCCCTGTGACAAATGCGGCGCGGATTTGCGGTTTGATCCCTCCGAACGTCAGCTGGTGTGCGATCACTGCGGCAACAGCCAGGCCTTGGGCGGCGGTCCCTGGGGGAAAACCCAGATCAGGGAATTGGATTTTGACAGCGCCTTAAACGCATCCCTGCCCGCCCTTGAGATGGAGGAAACGCGGGTTTCCAAATGCCCCAACTGCGCCGCTGAGGTCGAGTTTGATCCCGACATACACGCCACGGAGTGCCCGTTTTGCGCCACGCCGGTGGTGACGGATACGGGCAATCACCGCCACATCAAACCACGCGCGGTTTTACCCTTTGCCTTTGATGAAAAGACCGCGCGCGCAGCCATGACCAACTGGCTGGGCCGCTTGTGGTTTGCCCCCAGCGGGCTTCAGGATTACGCGCGCAAGGGGCGCAAGATGCAAGGGATCTACGTGCCTTACTGGACCTTTGATGCGGACACCAAATCCGCCTACACCGGCGAGCGCGGCACAGTTTATTATGAAACGCGCACCGTAATGCGCGACGGCAAACGCCAACAGGTGCGTGTTCCCAAAATCCGCTGGCGCGCGGCGCGCGGTCGTGTGGCGCGGTTCTTTGATGATGTGCTGGTGCTCGCGTCCCGCTCCCTGCCGAAGAAATTCACCGACGCGCTGGAGCCTTGGGATTTGGCCAGTCTGGAACCATATGCCCCCGAATACCTCGCCGGTTTGCGCGCCGAAGGTTACGCCGTCGAAATCCGCGAAGGTTTTGGTGAAGCACGCCAGAAAATGGACCATATCATCGCGCGCGACATCCGCTTTGACATCGGCGGGGATCGCCAGCGCATTCATAGTGTGGACACGCAAGTGCGCGATGTAACGTTCAAACATATCCTGCTGCCGGTCTGGCTTGCGGCCTATAAATATCGTGGTCAAACCTATCGCTTTGTCGTCAACGGCAGCACCGGCAAAGTGCAGGGCGAACGCCCCTGGTCGGCGATCAAGATCGGTTTCGCGGTGGTCATCGGCTTGGTTGTTGCGCTGGCCATCGGATATGGCATGGCGGTAACCCAATGA